A window of the Streptomyces formicae genome harbors these coding sequences:
- a CDS encoding helix-turn-helix domain-containing protein — MDNTHPIWRSAAMRDALAHRDAGTIVRLARRAADITLAELGTQVGYTAASLSRMERGKQPMRDVLLLRNLADCLDIPPHLLGLAPQQQRASSDRTGATRVGTQTLFGEEGDDPVRRRKLLAGMAGATASAVLGPSAAAHGPAQPCLSGLEDLLLHRQHGQALAPDPTPSAVTAVVNASRSDFSACRYDTLARALPARIALAEALGAHGYPEQAATAVAELYTTATRLCIKLGEDGLAAVTADRALTAALGGADALTVAEAHRMISSAWRRQGHHARATDVAVTAAQQLTGNRTTDLTERLSVQGNLYATAAYTAAKLGDRHTAHALIAEAEATAGQLGHDALLRGTVFGPSQVLLHRVSISHLLGDAGQAIEHARRIDPAALPTTERQARYWIDVARAFDQWGKPDRCYRALLAAEQAAPQEVRRGSVQTMAATLMRHDRTLPGVRAFTHRVGALA; from the coding sequence GTGGACAACACCCATCCGATCTGGCGCTCAGCGGCTATGCGTGACGCGCTCGCCCACCGCGATGCCGGCACGATCGTCCGGTTAGCCCGCCGCGCCGCCGACATCACGCTCGCCGAACTGGGCACGCAGGTCGGATATACCGCGGCCTCCCTGTCCCGGATGGAGCGCGGCAAGCAGCCCATGCGCGATGTGCTGCTGCTCCGGAACCTCGCCGACTGCCTCGACATCCCTCCGCACTTGCTCGGCCTCGCGCCGCAACAGCAGCGAGCCTCCTCGGACCGAACCGGCGCCACTAGGGTGGGTACACAGACTCTGTTCGGCGAAGAGGGAGACGACCCGGTGCGACGCCGAAAGCTTCTGGCAGGCATGGCCGGAGCCACCGCCAGCGCGGTCCTCGGACCGTCAGCCGCCGCCCACGGCCCGGCACAGCCGTGCCTGTCCGGCCTGGAAGACCTCCTGCTCCACCGGCAGCACGGCCAGGCCCTCGCCCCGGACCCCACCCCGTCCGCCGTCACCGCAGTGGTGAACGCCTCCCGAAGCGACTTCAGCGCTTGCCGCTACGACACCCTTGCCCGCGCACTCCCGGCCCGGATCGCCCTCGCCGAGGCCCTCGGCGCACACGGGTACCCGGAGCAGGCGGCAACCGCGGTCGCCGAGCTCTACACCACCGCAACCCGTCTGTGCATCAAGCTCGGCGAAGACGGCCTGGCCGCCGTCACCGCCGACCGGGCACTCACCGCGGCACTCGGCGGCGCGGACGCCCTCACCGTCGCCGAAGCCCACCGCATGATCTCCTCCGCCTGGCGCCGCCAGGGACATCACGCCCGCGCCACCGACGTCGCCGTCACCGCCGCGCAGCAACTCACCGGCAACCGCACAACCGACCTCACCGAACGTCTCTCCGTCCAGGGCAACCTGTACGCCACCGCCGCCTACACCGCAGCGAAGCTAGGCGACCGGCACACCGCCCACGCCCTCATCGCCGAAGCCGAAGCCACCGCCGGGCAACTCGGCCATGACGCACTGCTCCGCGGCACTGTCTTCGGCCCCAGCCAGGTTCTCCTCCACCGGGTCTCCATCAGCCACCTGCTCGGTGACGCGGGCCAAGCCATCGAGCACGCGCGCCGCATCGATCCCGCCGCCCTGCCCACCACAGAACGCCAGGCCCGATACTGGATCGACGTCGCCCGCGCCTTCGATCAATGGGGCAAGCCCGACCGCTGCTACCGAGCACTCCTGGCCGCCGAGCAAGCAGCACCACAGGAGGTCCGGCGCGGCTCGGTCCAGACCATGGCTGCCACTCTGATGCGGCATGACCGCACCCTCCCCGGTGTACGGGCGTTCACTCATCGCGTCGGCGCCCTCGCGTAG